A single window of Vanessa tameamea isolate UH-Manoa-2023 chromosome 5, ilVanTame1 primary haplotype, whole genome shotgun sequence DNA harbors:
- the LOC113404447 gene encoding homeobox protein Nkx-3.1-like, producing the protein MESRMQDSHKSFLIKDLLGDVLRPGVGVTGTAQEVEDITNNRYDSAITHNPDESDIDDDISVGDNRSETSTPKKIHVSYGNDCEAYERKADCQKRTESENDRSTPIEYNTNRIPNSEYSSPFKDDEHEYERPEDSVKLYEGSLFQLYRPDRESAKEGENGFEMAGSISDSIYGRSMDLTKNSFQSQLLAGFAASVMAGSSQRDAQDSAGRSGSTPNSGRKPRRRRTAFTHAQLAYLERKFRCQKYLSVADRGDVADALNLSETQVKTWYQNRRTKWKRQNQLRLEQLRAQAATGERELSAHALPLACALLPPYPAYMHCHL; encoded by the exons GTACCGCTCAAGAGGTTGAAGACATTACTAACAATAGGTATGATTCAGCGATAACGCACAATCCCGACGAATCGGATATCGATGACGACATATCCGTCGGTGACAATCGTTCTGAAACATCTACACCAAAAAAGATTCACGTATCATATGGAAATGACTGTGAAGCTTATGAAAGAAAGGCAGACTGCCAGAAAAGGACCGAATCCGAAAATGATCGTTCAACTCCAATAGAATATAATACTAACCGAATACCAAATTCGGAGTATTCATCTCCGTTTAAAGATGATGAGCATGAATACGAAAGACCAGAAGATTCTGTGAAGCTCTACGAGGGGTCTCTTTTCCAACTTTATAGACCAGATAGAGAAAGTGCTAAAGAGGGAGAAAATGGTTTCGAAATGGCGGGCTCTATCTCGGACAGTATTTATGGGAGATCTATGGATCTTACTAAGAACTCATTCCAGTCACAACTTCTGGCTGGGTTCGCGGCATCCGTAATGGCGGGCAGTTCTCAGCGTGACGCGCAAGATTCAGCTG GGCGTAGCGGCAGTACTCCCAACTCAGGACGGAAACCTCGTCGTCGACGCACCGCATTCACACACGCGCAACTCGCGTACTTGGAACGCAAGTTTCGATGTCAGAAGTACCTGAGCGTCGCTGACCGCGGAGATGTGGCTGATGCTCTCAACTTGAGCGAGACGCAAGTCAAGACTTGGTATCAGAATAGGAG aaCCAAATGGAAACGTCAAAATCAACTACGACTCGAACAGCTCCGAGCGCAAGCGGCGACGGGAGAACGGGAGCTGTCAGCACACGCGTTGCCTCTCGCTTGCGCACTCCTCCCTCCTTATCCCGCATACATGCACTGCCATTTGTAA